One genomic segment of Mycolicibacterium neworleansense includes these proteins:
- a CDS encoding nuclear transport factor 2 family protein, with protein sequence MHPFREAVEARDEAAIEALLADNVVFTSPVAFKPYPGKPITAAILRGVMRVFEDFRYIREIADASGRDHALVFEATVDGKKITGCDFLHHDDDGKIDDFMVMVRPLSGATALAEAMAAQFEQIKQEAAEQIQRLAARA encoded by the coding sequence ATGCATCCGTTCCGGGAGGCAGTGGAGGCCCGTGACGAGGCCGCGATCGAAGCACTGTTGGCCGACAACGTCGTGTTCACCAGCCCGGTGGCGTTCAAGCCGTATCCGGGCAAGCCGATCACCGCGGCGATCCTGCGCGGGGTGATGCGGGTCTTCGAGGACTTCCGGTACATCCGCGAGATTGCCGACGCTTCGGGACGCGATCATGCGCTGGTCTTCGAGGCCACGGTCGACGGCAAGAAGATCACCGGTTGTGACTTCCTCCATCACGATGACGACGGCAAGATCGACGACTTCATGGTGATGGTCCGCCCACTGTCAGGCGCGACCGCCCTGGCCGAGGCCATGGCCGCGCAGTTCGAGCAGATCAAACAGGAAGCCGCAGAACAGATTCAGCGGCTCGCCGCTAGGGCCTGA
- a CDS encoding NADH:flavin oxidoreductase/NADH oxidase family protein, giving the protein MSHIGQPLTLACGQTLPNRLMKAGLSEQLSDRDHAPTVHLEHLYERWGRSGCGLTITGNVTVDRLHMAEPRNVAIEDDRDRERLSRWATAAKRGGTSIWLQLNHPGRQANPLAGRTRPVAPSAVALAVPGAPRPRALTGREIEATVLRFATAAAVAKECGFDGVQLHGAHGYLISQFLSPLANKRDDDWGGDLQRRMRFPVEVLRAVRAAVGDRFAVGIKLNSADFQRGGFTEDESEKVVACLAGEQIDLIEISGGTFEQPAMMGSIARQSTREREAYFLTYAERVREHAKEVPLAVTGGFRSRSAMEQALAEGACDIVGIGRPLCIDPKAARRLLDNTGHYAASGTPRIGARSLLGRFVDLHAADAFLDVQWHTDQIHRIAKGLEPDPGLPWWRSTITAVRRNGLAAIRRPRRRG; this is encoded by the coding sequence ATGAGCCACATCGGTCAGCCCCTGACGCTGGCCTGCGGGCAGACCCTGCCGAACCGGCTGATGAAAGCCGGGCTCAGTGAGCAACTGAGCGATCGCGACCACGCACCCACCGTGCACCTGGAGCACCTCTACGAACGGTGGGGGCGTAGCGGCTGCGGCCTGACCATCACCGGGAACGTGACAGTGGACCGGCTCCACATGGCCGAACCGCGCAATGTTGCCATTGAGGACGACCGCGACCGCGAGCGGTTGTCCCGCTGGGCAACTGCCGCCAAGCGGGGCGGCACATCGATCTGGCTGCAGCTCAATCACCCTGGGCGCCAAGCCAACCCGCTTGCCGGGCGCACGCGCCCGGTGGCACCGAGCGCAGTCGCACTCGCCGTTCCGGGTGCGCCACGGCCGCGCGCGTTGACCGGTCGCGAGATCGAGGCGACCGTGCTGCGTTTCGCGACGGCGGCGGCCGTCGCCAAAGAATGCGGCTTCGACGGCGTCCAGTTGCATGGCGCGCACGGCTACCTGATCTCGCAGTTCCTCTCCCCGCTGGCCAATAAGCGTGACGACGACTGGGGTGGCGATCTTCAACGCCGCATGCGGTTCCCGGTGGAAGTGTTGCGCGCGGTGCGCGCGGCGGTCGGTGACCGATTCGCCGTCGGAATCAAGCTCAACTCGGCCGACTTCCAGCGCGGCGGCTTCACCGAGGACGAGTCCGAGAAAGTCGTCGCATGCCTCGCCGGTGAGCAGATCGACCTGATCGAGATCAGCGGCGGCACATTCGAGCAGCCGGCGATGATGGGATCGATCGCACGGCAAAGCACCCGCGAACGGGAGGCCTACTTTCTCACGTACGCAGAACGGGTTCGCGAGCACGCCAAAGAGGTGCCGCTCGCCGTCACGGGCGGCTTCCGTTCCCGCTCCGCCATGGAACAGGCACTCGCCGAAGGCGCCTGCGACATAGTCGGTATCGGTCGTCCGCTGTGCATCGACCCAAAGGCCGCACGCCGCCTTCTCGACAACACCGGGCACTACGCCGCGTCCGGGACCCCGCGGATCGGGGCCCGTTCACTACTGGGCCGCTTCGTCGACCTGCACGCCGCTGACGCATTTCTCGATGTCCAATGGCACACCGACCAGATCCACCGGATCGCCAAGGGACTCGAACCCGATCCGGGCCTGCCGTGGTGGCGCAGCACCATCACGGCGGTGCGCCGCAACGGCCTGGCTGCGATCCGACGCCCGCGACGAAGGGGCTGA
- a CDS encoding carbon-nitrogen hydrolase family protein: protein MRVLAAAVQLEAVVGAVDANLCAAERLADEAGTAGAKVIALPEFFSTGIGFVEELKDAALPPDGEATALLCRLARRHQALVGGSFLCRDPDGNVRNAYIAANPEGVIGRHDKDQPTMWENAFYVGGNDDGVLSNGDYQIGAAVCWELMRTGTARRLRSRIDLAMTGSGWWSIPAWPPRMLFERWERNNSATARAAAASFAKYVGAPVLHAAHAGTLTCPMPWLPVPYEGRFEGSTLIADAQGTVVAERRADEGEGVVLAEIEIGRRPPALEPPDRYWLHSRGALATATWHYQRLHGKRWYRRHVASARG from the coding sequence ATGCGGGTCCTCGCGGCGGCAGTACAACTCGAGGCGGTCGTCGGCGCGGTCGACGCCAACCTCTGCGCGGCCGAACGGCTGGCAGATGAGGCCGGCACCGCCGGGGCCAAGGTCATCGCCCTGCCCGAGTTCTTCTCGACCGGTATCGGTTTCGTCGAAGAACTCAAAGACGCTGCCCTGCCGCCGGATGGAGAAGCCACCGCTTTGCTCTGCCGGCTCGCCCGCCGGCACCAGGCGCTCGTCGGTGGATCGTTTCTGTGCCGCGACCCCGACGGGAACGTCCGCAACGCCTATATCGCCGCCAACCCCGAAGGCGTCATCGGTCGGCATGACAAGGACCAGCCGACGATGTGGGAGAACGCCTTCTACGTCGGCGGCAACGACGACGGGGTGTTGTCCAACGGGGATTACCAGATCGGGGCCGCAGTGTGCTGGGAACTGATGCGCACCGGCACGGCGCGTCGGCTGCGGTCGCGCATCGATCTGGCGATGACCGGCTCGGGGTGGTGGTCGATTCCGGCGTGGCCTCCCCGGATGTTGTTCGAGCGGTGGGAGCGCAACAATTCCGCCACGGCCCGGGCTGCCGCCGCGTCGTTCGCGAAGTACGTCGGGGCACCGGTCCTTCATGCCGCCCACGCCGGCACGCTGACCTGCCCGATGCCGTGGTTGCCAGTCCCCTATGAGGGCCGGTTCGAAGGATCCACCCTCATCGCCGACGCACAGGGCACGGTGGTCGCCGAACGCCGAGCTGACGAGGGCGAAGGTGTTGTCCTCGCCGAGATCGAGATCGGGCGTCGGCCACCGGCGCTCGAGCCACCTGACCGGTACTGGCTCCATTCACGCGGCGCCTTGGCGACCGCCACCTGGCACTATCAGCGCCTGCACGGCAAGCGTTGGTATCGGCGTCACGTGGCGAGTGCGCGGGGGTGA
- a CDS encoding TetR/AcrR family transcriptional regulator, with translation MAEKSLSERAQRRRMRTAGPIMDAAERLFAAKGLVRTTVDEIAAAADVSVGTVYFHFESKDGLYLALVERALDVNEEYMGRIDRDRGPFDRVLQSGDCYLRFFLDHPDKFRLVVLRVLEPSSGGTLEDAELRIAARVRRIVGNVEADLVEARAAGLIRDVDVPTTMQFLWGAWNGVIALALRQDDLALSFAELEHCLELGRGLVRDALQA, from the coding sequence ATGGCGGAAAAGAGTCTCAGCGAGCGGGCGCAGCGCCGTCGGATGCGCACGGCCGGCCCGATCATGGATGCCGCCGAGCGGTTGTTCGCGGCAAAGGGTTTGGTGCGGACGACCGTTGACGAGATCGCCGCCGCAGCCGACGTTTCGGTCGGAACCGTGTACTTCCACTTCGAGTCGAAAGACGGGTTGTACCTCGCGCTCGTCGAGCGCGCTCTCGACGTCAACGAGGAGTACATGGGCCGGATCGATCGCGACCGGGGACCCTTCGACCGCGTGCTGCAATCCGGCGATTGCTACCTGCGCTTCTTCCTCGACCATCCGGACAAGTTCAGGCTCGTGGTCCTGCGTGTGCTCGAACCGTCCAGCGGAGGCACGCTCGAGGACGCCGAGCTGCGGATCGCGGCGCGGGTGCGGCGGATCGTCGGCAATGTCGAAGCCGACCTCGTCGAGGCGCGCGCCGCCGGGCTGATCCGCGATGTCGACGTACCCACCACGATGCAGTTTCTGTGGGGAGCCTGGAACGGTGTGATCGCCCTGGCTTTGCGCCAGGACGACCTCGCCCTCAGCTTCGCCGAGCTCGAGCATTGCCTCGAGCTGGGGCGCGGACTGGTGCGCGACGCGCTGCAGGCATGA
- a CDS encoding nuclear transport factor 2 family protein, translating into MNRATEALFERYHAAWVGHDPDAIAGMHSVGSVFHVHTGQEPAHGREAIRQSAAHVFELVPDLGFEPVSLRVGEDYWVAEWKMTGTTSAGVPVEIDLVDVVSVEDGLVAGKQSYVDGAAMRAAMGG; encoded by the coding sequence ATGAACCGAGCAACAGAAGCACTGTTCGAGCGCTATCACGCTGCCTGGGTGGGGCACGACCCTGACGCCATCGCCGGCATGCACAGCGTGGGCTCGGTCTTCCATGTGCACACGGGCCAGGAGCCGGCACACGGCCGGGAGGCGATTCGGCAATCGGCGGCCCACGTCTTCGAGCTGGTCCCGGACTTGGGCTTTGAACCGGTGTCCTTGCGGGTGGGGGAGGACTACTGGGTCGCGGAGTGGAAGATGACCGGCACGACGTCTGCCGGTGTGCCCGTCGAGATCGATCTGGTGGATGTGGTGTCCGTCGAAGACGGGCTGGTCGCCGGTAAGCAGTCCTATGTCGACGGAGCGGCCATGCGGGCCGCGATGGGCGGCTAG